The DNA segment CGCGCGCCCAGGAAGCACCGTGGCTGGAGCTGCTCGCGCTGGTCGAGCTGTGCGGGCACCACAACGCTGCAGTCGAGGAACGCCAGGCCCTGGCGGCGCTGGTTGACAGGTTGCCTGAAACTGAGGGAACCGAGCTGGTGCAGCGCGCTCGCTCGCTGCTTCAGGCGGCAAAGTCCGCTTGAGACGATAAGGGCGCCCCCTTCATTTGCTGGCGCAGTTACATCGTGCCCGCCACGCCGTTTCTCCGCAGCGGGCACGGCAGCGGGGCCCCGTCCTTGGGATGAGCTCAAGTGCAAGCGCCAGGCCCTTTTTGCGGTGGCGCGTGCGGTTACGACCGAACTCTGACCTTTCGCTTACGACTCGATCTGGGGACCGGCCTACGCTGTCGTCGAACTTCCTTGATCCCCTGGTCTGCAATGAACCTGAACCCTGAATCCAAGTACCCGAGTCGCCGCTCCTACGTAGTGAAGCTGCGTAGCGACGCCACTCCGGGGGTCCTCGTGGGCCGCCTCGAAAACCTGGTCTCCGGGCGTCAGCGCGAGTTTTCCTCCGCCGAAGAGCTGCTGGTATCGATTGCCGCCGACCTCGTATCGGCGGCCGGTGAGCACGCGGAGGACGTCACCGATGAGTGACGTTTCCAGCTTGAATGAGCGCTCGAAATGGCGACCGAACTGCGACGCTTCGCTGACAACTCTGCGTGCGTCGTGCCCTACGCTGCTGCAACCTCGAATCTGCACGAGTCCAATCCGATGCCGCGACTTCCAACCCTACATCCGTTGACCTGCCTCGTCGGGAAGACGCCCCTGCAACATGCCGAGCGCCTGGCCGGCGTCGTCGCTGGTGCGGCACTCGCCGCGTCCATCGCCCTGGCCTTGACCGGTTGCTCCACGGAGGTCGCCAAACCGTCGGTGGACCTGCCTACCGGGTTCGCTGCAAGCACGGCCTCCGAGATGGAGCCCGAAGCTGCATGGTGGGAGGTTTTCCACGATCCGGTGTTGTCTGATCTGGTGCGCCGCGCGATGCGCGAGAACCGCGATGTCAAGATCGCCGCAGAGCGCGTTCGCGCCGCACGCGCTGGTGAGACGATCAGCCGCTCCTGGCTGTTCCCGAGTGTCGGCCTGTCAGCCTTAGGCACTGACCGCAGCACGGGCTACGACACCGCCAAGAAGAAGGGCTTTCCAGACGCCGAGGCTGTCGGCGCGGGCCTGGACGTTTCTTGGGAGCTTGACCTGAGTGGCCGCCTGCGCGCTGGCGCGGCCGCCGCTGAAGCCGAGGCACTGGCTGCGGAGCATGGCGTGCGCGGTGTACGCCTGCTGGTGATGAGCGACGTCGCCAGCAACTACTTCACGCTGGTCGGTGCGCTGCGCCAGGTCGAGACATTGCGTGCAATCTCGGCGGCGCAGGATGAGACGCTGCGTCTGGTTACCGCGCGACACCGTGTAGGGCTGGCAACCGCCTTCGACGTCGAGCGCGCACAGACCGATGCCGCTTCGGCGCATGCGCAGATCCCGCCGCTGGAGACGCTGGCTGCCGTGGCGCGGCACCGCATCGCGGTGCTGATCGGCGACCAGGCCTTCAATGCTGCGAGCATCCAACCCTCACGCGGCGATATGCCGGTGCCCGAGGCCCAGCCGGGCCAGCCCGCCGAGCTGCTGCAGCGCCGGCCTGATGTGTTGGCGCTGATGGCGCAGCTCGATGCGGCCAATGCACGTCGCCAGCAGGCGGCGGCCGAGTGGTTCCCGCGGTTGTTCCTCGGAGCATCCTTCGGGCGCCAGAACTTGGAGTTGAACGGTCTGGACCTCGGCGCCGCCCGCTTCACCAACGTGGCCGGCCTGCTCACGATGCCGATCTTCAACGCCGGGCGTACGCGCGCGATCAACGAGGTCGCCGAGAGCGGTCAGCGTGAGGCGCTGCTACGCGCCGAGGACGGCATTGTGCGCGCGCTCGAGGACGTGGAGAACGCCCTCGTCACCCTGGCGCAAGAACGCCACCGCGTCGAGTCGTTGCAGTCGGCCTCCGAGTCCGCGGAGGCCGCGCTGAGCCATGCGCAGTCGCTTTACGACCGAGGGCAGATCGACCTGCTGCCGCTCCTGGATGCGCAACGGGCGCGCCTGGCGGTGCGCCTCTCCGCAAACGACAGCAATACCCGTTTGCAGCTCGACAGCGTGCAGCTCTACAAGTCGCTGGGTGGTGGCTGGCAGGTGTTCGAACAACCCGCCAACCCTACCGCAACCACCGCTGCCGACCGTCCGCCACTTTCCTAAGAATCCGTCGTCTTCAAAGAGGAACCGCCTTGAAGAAATCCCTTACTGCGGCCGGCGCCCTGGCCGTAGCCGCCATGCTCTGCGCGTGTAGCCCGGACCAACTGGCCGTGCAGGCGCCACGTCCGGTACGCGTCGTCGAAATCAGCTATGACAATGCCCGTGAAACCAATCGCTACGTGGGTACCGTGCAGTCGCGGCATGAAGTCGACCAGGCCTTCCGCGTGGGCGGCAAGATAGCCCAGCGCAAGGTCGATGTAGGCCAGATCGTGCGCGAAGGCGACGTGCTGGCTGTACTGGATGACAGCGACTACCGCCTCGCCGAGGAAGCCTCGCGGCAGCAGTGGGCGGCTGCCGTCGAGCAGGCGCGCCAGGCCGAGTCGGACCGCCAGCGCCTGACCGCACTGAAGACTGATGGCTCGGTCAGTGCGGCCGACGACGAGCGTGCACACACAAGTGCTCAGACCGCGCTTGCAACTGCCGAGGCCGAGGCGCGAAAGCTCGAGCTTGCGCGCAACCGGCTCAAGTACACCGTGCTGCGCGCCTCGCGCAGCGGCGTCGTCACATCTGTCCGCTTCGAAACAGGGCAGGTCGTGGCGGAGGGCCAACCGGTCGTCTCGATTGCAGACCCGGGCGTGCCCGAGATCGTTGTCGATGTGCCCGAGGATCACCTGTCCGCCTTCAAGGAGGCGCGCTTCAAGGCCTCGCTGGCCAGCGCGCCGAACGAGACGTTCGATGTTGCGCTGCGCGAGCTGTCGCCGCAGGCGGCAGCGCAAACGCGCACCTACCGCGCGCGACTGAAGCCGGTCAGCGCACGTTCGCTGCCGCTGGGCGCCACCGCCACCCTGATTGTCGAGCGCGAGATGGCGGGAATTCCGGTAGCAGCGGTGCCGGCCACGGCGCTAACCCAAAGCCACGGCCAGCCAGCGCTGTGGGTGATCAAGCCCGAGGACTTTAAGCCGGTGGGCATTGTCAGGCTGGAACCTGTGGCGGTTTTGGGGTACCGCAATGACGAGGTACTCGTCTCCGGGCCTTCTCCCCGAGCACTGGTAATTACTGCCGGGGTGCAGAAAATGGCGCCTGGGCTGAGGGTCGCGTTACCGCGCTTCGGGGGCACTGAAGCGAACATCGTGCAGCAGGCCTCCCGATGAACAACTTCAACCTTACCGATTGGGCGCTGCGCAACCGCGCCGTCGTCCTGTTCATGCTCATCCTCGTCGCGGTGACCGGCGCCTTTAGCTTCACCAGGCTCGGTCAGCTCGAGGACCCGAACTTCTCCGTGCCCTCGATGACCGCCATCGTCATCTGGCCGGGCGCCACCGCCCAGCAGTTGCAGGATCAGGTCCTCAACCGCATGGAGAAGAAGTTCGAGCAGATCGACAACTTCGAGAAGGTGGTCACCTACGCGCGGCAAGGCTACGCGGGTATGACGCTCACCGTGCGCGGCGGCACCTCCATGGCCGACCAGCGCGAGGCCTGGTACCAGGCACGCAAGAAGCTCGACGACTTGAGCCTCGATCTGCCCGACGGCGTGATCGGCCCGATCGTCAACGACGAGTACGGCGACGTGTACGGTCTGATGTACGCCGTCAAGGGCGACGGCATCGGCCACGCCGATCTGTCCGATGCGGCCGAGGACATCAAGCGCCGCATGCTCAAGGTGCCGATGGTCAAGAAGATCGATGTCGTCGGGAAGCAGGCCGAGCGCGTGTATGTGGAGTTCTCGCAGGAGCGCCTGGCTGCCTTGGGTATCACCCCGCTGGCTATCGCCGAGAGCCTCAAAAGCCAGAACGCCATGCTGCCAGCCGGCCAGATCGACACCCGTGGCGACCGCGTTATGGTCCGCGTGAGCGGCCAGTTCTCCAGCGAAGACGCCATTCGCAACGTGCCCATCTCCGCAGGCGGCCGGCTGATCAAACTCGGCGACATCGCGACCGTCCAGCGTGGCTTCGAGGATCCGCCGACCTACACGGTGCGCCATAACGGCCAGCCGGTGCTGATGCTCGGCGTCACAATGACCAGCGACGGCAACATCGTGGACCTGGGCAAGGCGATGGAATCGGCAGTCGCCAAAATCCAGTCGGAACTTCCATACGGCGTGGAGCTGGAACTCGTGGCTGACCAGCCCACCACTGTGAAAGACGC comes from the Pseudomonas sp. TCU-HL1 genome and includes:
- a CDS encoding efflux transporter outer membrane subunit — encoded protein: MPRLPTLHPLTCLVGKTPLQHAERLAGVVAGAALAASIALALTGCSTEVAKPSVDLPTGFAASTASEMEPEAAWWEVFHDPVLSDLVRRAMRENRDVKIAAERVRAARAGETISRSWLFPSVGLSALGTDRSTGYDTAKKKGFPDAEAVGAGLDVSWELDLSGRLRAGAAAAEAEALAAEHGVRGVRLLVMSDVASNYFTLVGALRQVETLRAISAAQDETLRLVTARHRVGLATAFDVERAQTDAASAHAQIPPLETLAAVARHRIAVLIGDQAFNAASIQPSRGDMPVPEAQPGQPAELLQRRPDVLALMAQLDAANARRQQAAAEWFPRLFLGASFGRQNLELNGLDLGAARFTNVAGLLTMPIFNAGRTRAINEVAESGQREALLRAEDGIVRALEDVENALVTLAQERHRVESLQSASESAEAALSHAQSLYDRGQIDLLPLLDAQRARLAVRLSANDSNTRLQLDSVQLYKSLGGGWQVFEQPANPTATTAADRPPLS
- a CDS encoding efflux RND transporter periplasmic adaptor subunit, producing the protein MKKSLTAAGALAVAAMLCACSPDQLAVQAPRPVRVVEISYDNARETNRYVGTVQSRHEVDQAFRVGGKIAQRKVDVGQIVREGDVLAVLDDSDYRLAEEASRQQWAAAVEQARQAESDRQRLTALKTDGSVSAADDERAHTSAQTALATAEAEARKLELARNRLKYTVLRASRSGVVTSVRFETGQVVAEGQPVVSIADPGVPEIVVDVPEDHLSAFKEARFKASLASAPNETFDVALRELSPQAAAQTRTYRARLKPVSARSLPLGATATLIVEREMAGIPVAAVPATALTQSHGQPALWVIKPEDFKPVGIVRLEPVAVLGYRNDEVLVSGPSPRALVITAGVQKMAPGLRVALPRFGGTEANIVQQASR